One Microvirga thermotolerans DNA window includes the following coding sequences:
- a CDS encoding MBL fold metallo-hydrolase, giving the protein MGLSLTILGCGSSGGVPRVAVGWGACNPDNPRNRRRRCSVLVERAGAAGTTSVLVDMSPDLREQLIGAGVTRLDAVLITHEHADHIHGIDDLRPLAIAMRRRIPTYADRVTSEILMSRFGYCFKTPPGSGYPPILEAFRLQDGVPLSIGGPGGEVHALPFRMIHGDIDAMGFRFGRVAYAPDVSTMPETSIEHLRELDVLIVDALRYTPHPTHFSVADALDLIARVAPKRAILTNLHTDLDYDVLRGKLPPHVEPAYDGMKIEIP; this is encoded by the coding sequence ATGGGCCTCTCCCTGACGATCCTCGGATGCGGCTCATCCGGCGGCGTGCCGCGGGTGGCGGTCGGGTGGGGAGCCTGCAATCCGGACAATCCGCGAAACCGGAGGCGGCGGTGCTCCGTGCTCGTGGAAAGGGCAGGGGCGGCCGGGACGACGAGCGTCCTCGTGGACATGTCGCCCGACCTGCGGGAGCAGCTCATCGGCGCCGGCGTGACGCGCCTCGACGCGGTTCTGATCACGCACGAGCATGCGGATCACATCCACGGCATCGACGATCTGCGCCCCCTGGCGATCGCGATGCGCCGCCGCATCCCGACCTATGCGGACCGGGTGACGAGCGAAATCCTCATGAGCCGGTTCGGCTACTGCTTCAAGACGCCGCCCGGCAGCGGCTATCCCCCGATCCTCGAAGCCTTCCGTCTTCAGGACGGCGTTCCGCTCTCCATCGGGGGGCCCGGAGGGGAGGTCCATGCCCTGCCTTTCCGGATGATCCACGGCGACATCGACGCCATGGGCTTCCGCTTCGGCAGGGTGGCCTATGCGCCGGACGTCAGCACGATGCCGGAGACGAGCATCGAGCACCTTCGGGAACTCGACGTGCTCATCGTCGATGCCCTGCGGTACACGCCCCACCCCACCCACTTCTCCGTCGCGGACGCGCTCGACCTCATCGCGCGCGTCGCACCGAAGCGGGCGATCCTGACGAATCTCCACACGGACCTGGATTACGACGTGCTTCGCGGCAAGCTGCCGCCGCACGTGGAACCCGCCTATGACGGAATGAAGATCGAGATCCCTTGA
- a CDS encoding TatD family hydrolase — protein MLIDSHCHLDFPDLRDRLTDVLNAASAANVRRMVTISTHVARYETYKALAEAHENVFFTVGTHPHNAAAEPDVPARRLVELSQHPRCVAIGEAGLDYYYDKSPRDVQRQVFRTHIAAARETGLPLVIHARDADEDMIAILTEEMRIGPFKAVLHCFSSGAELASTGVELGLYVSFSGILTFRNSDEIRRIAARVPRDRLLVETDAPYLAPVPFRGKTNEPAYVAHTARVLAEVVGVPEEEMAAITTGNFYRLFSKAAAADGRA, from the coding sequence ATGCTGATCGACAGCCACTGCCACCTGGACTTCCCGGATCTGCGGGACCGCTTGACGGACGTGCTGAACGCGGCTTCTGCCGCGAACGTCCGGCGCATGGTCACGATCTCGACCCATGTGGCCCGCTACGAAACCTACAAGGCCCTGGCGGAAGCGCACGAGAACGTGTTCTTCACGGTGGGCACTCACCCCCACAATGCGGCGGCGGAGCCGGACGTGCCGGCTCGGCGCCTCGTAGAGCTCTCGCAGCACCCCCGCTGCGTCGCGATCGGGGAGGCCGGCCTCGACTACTATTACGACAAGAGCCCGCGCGACGTGCAGCGCCAGGTGTTTCGCACCCACATCGCCGCCGCGAGGGAGACGGGCCTGCCGCTCGTCATCCATGCCCGCGACGCGGACGAGGACATGATCGCCATCCTGACCGAGGAAATGCGGATCGGGCCCTTCAAAGCGGTGCTGCACTGCTTCTCGTCGGGCGCGGAGCTTGCCTCCACCGGGGTGGAGCTCGGGCTCTACGTGTCCTTCTCCGGAATTCTCACCTTCAGGAACTCGGACGAAATCCGGCGGATCGCGGCCCGCGTGCCGCGGGACAGGCTCCTGGTCGAGACGGATGCGCCCTATCTCGCCCCCGTGCCGTTCAGGGGCAAGACGAACGAACCGGCCTATGTCGCCCATACCGCCCGCGTGCTGGCGGAGGTCGTCGGCGTCCCGGAAGAAGAGATGGCCGCCATCACGACCGGCAATTTCTACCGCCTCTTCTCCAAGGCGGCGGCCGCCGACGGACGGGCGTGA
- a CDS encoding family 1 glycosylhydrolase — translation MFTTFMFATGIENSIPTINNGRTRIDEMEKCGHYEHWKTDFDLLRELEINVLRYGPPLHRTFLGPGRYDWSFPDLTFEEIERRDIIPVVDLCHFGVPDWIGNFQNPDFPDLFAGYACDFARRYPWVQLYTPINEMFICALFSAAYGWWNEQLASDRGFVTALKHIVKANVLAMEQILKVRPDAIFVQSESTEYFHAENPAAIKPAEIMNSRRFLSLDLNYGRRVDSEMYEYLMDNGMTREEYHFFLNRSSLRHHCIMGNDYYITNEHRVQANGITRAAGDVFGYDEITRQYYDRYRLPVMHTETNIVEGPDGDEAVNWLWKQWANVLRIRNTGVPVVGFTWYSLTDQVDWDVALRQENNRITPVGLFDLDRNIRPVGRAYRQLIRDWRDVLPAQSVCLRVPVALPSEYDERPVRRQREVTRAMRQNEEEEEFQQAAQ, via the coding sequence ATGTTCACGACCTTCATGTTCGCCACCGGGATCGAAAACAGCATCCCGACGATCAACAATGGCCGCACCCGCATCGACGAGATGGAGAAGTGCGGCCATTACGAACACTGGAAGACCGATTTCGACCTCCTGCGGGAACTCGAGATCAACGTCCTGCGCTACGGTCCGCCTCTGCACAGGACCTTCCTCGGACCCGGCCGCTACGACTGGTCGTTCCCGGATCTGACATTCGAGGAAATCGAGCGCCGCGACATCATCCCCGTCGTCGACCTGTGCCATTTCGGCGTGCCCGACTGGATCGGGAACTTCCAGAACCCGGATTTTCCGGACCTGTTCGCGGGCTATGCCTGCGATTTCGCCAGGCGCTATCCGTGGGTGCAGCTCTATACGCCCATCAACGAGATGTTCATCTGCGCCCTGTTCTCCGCCGCCTATGGCTGGTGGAACGAGCAGCTTGCCTCCGACCGGGGCTTCGTGACGGCGCTCAAGCATATTGTGAAGGCGAACGTGCTCGCCATGGAGCAGATCCTGAAGGTCCGCCCCGACGCCATTTTCGTCCAGAGCGAGTCGACGGAGTATTTCCACGCTGAAAATCCTGCCGCGATCAAGCCGGCGGAGATCATGAACTCCAGGAGATTCCTGTCCCTCGACCTGAACTACGGCCGCAGGGTCGACTCCGAGATGTACGAATACCTGATGGACAACGGCATGACGCGGGAGGAATACCATTTCTTCCTCAACCGCTCGTCGCTGCGCCATCACTGCATCATGGGCAACGATTACTACATCACCAACGAGCACAGGGTGCAGGCCAACGGCATCACCCGCGCCGCCGGCGATGTCTTCGGCTACGACGAGATCACGCGGCAATACTACGACCGCTACAGGCTGCCGGTGATGCACACCGAGACGAACATCGTGGAAGGGCCCGACGGCGATGAGGCCGTCAACTGGCTCTGGAAGCAATGGGCCAACGTCCTGCGCATCCGCAACACAGGCGTCCCGGTCGTCGGGTTCACCTGGTACTCGCTGACCGACCAGGTGGACTGGGACGTGGCGCTCCGCCAGGAGAACAACCGGATCACGCCGGTCGGCCTCTTCGACCTCGACCGCAACATCCGGCCCGTGGGCCGCGCATACCGGCAGCTGATCCGCGACTGGCGGGACGTGCTGCCCGCCCAGAGCGTGTGCCTCAGGGTGCCCGTGGCGCTTCCGAGCGAGTACGACGAGAGACCCGTGCGCCGTCAGCGGGAGGTCACGAGGGCCATGCGCCAGAACGAGGAAGAGGAGGAATTCCAGCAGGCGGCCCAGTGA
- a CDS encoding DNA polymerase III subunit delta' has product MSREPVSREPAADEPDRFEGAPHPREQFAFFGHEEGEAAFVEGLRSGRLHHAWLIGGPQGIGKATLAYRVARTVLDPSRAAGSASGRLDMDPQANVARQVMALSHPNLAVLRRAPATDKKGPSATIPVEAVRRALATFASTAADGGYRVCIVDSAEDLTVASANALLKVIEEPPPRSLFLIVSHAPQRVLPTIRSRCRRLLLRPLDDASVRAAIASLGAPWSDMPPDVVDEALRLGEGSVRRTLELLDGDRVAFVGQVTALLERLPRADMRQVLSLAEALARKDADENYELMLDTVQRWVSAQLHARAGLGPRRLAPLVEVCEKIGRSAREIDVYNLDRRPFILTMFDDLADAVRRAA; this is encoded by the coding sequence ATGTCGCGTGAGCCCGTCTCCCGAGAGCCCGCCGCGGACGAACCGGACCGGTTCGAGGGGGCGCCCCATCCGCGGGAGCAGTTCGCCTTCTTCGGCCACGAGGAGGGAGAGGCGGCCTTCGTCGAAGGCCTCCGGAGCGGACGGCTCCACCACGCCTGGCTGATCGGAGGCCCGCAGGGGATCGGGAAGGCGACCCTGGCCTACCGGGTCGCGCGGACCGTGCTCGACCCCAGCCGCGCGGCAGGGTCTGCTTCCGGCCGCCTCGACATGGACCCGCAGGCGAACGTGGCCCGGCAGGTCATGGCCCTTTCCCATCCCAATCTGGCGGTCCTCCGGCGGGCGCCGGCCACGGACAAGAAGGGGCCCTCGGCGACCATTCCGGTAGAGGCGGTGCGGCGCGCCCTTGCCACCTTCGCCTCGACGGCGGCCGATGGCGGCTACCGGGTCTGCATCGTCGACAGCGCCGAGGACCTGACGGTGGCCAGCGCCAATGCCCTCCTGAAGGTGATCGAGGAGCCGCCCCCGCGCTCCCTTTTCCTCATCGTGAGCCATGCGCCGCAGCGGGTCCTTCCCACGATCCGGTCCCGCTGCCGACGCCTGCTCCTGCGCCCTCTCGACGACGCGTCCGTGCGCGCGGCCATCGCCTCTCTCGGCGCCCCCTGGTCGGACATGCCCCCGGACGTCGTCGACGAGGCGCTCCGCCTGGGGGAGGGGTCGGTGCGGCGCACCCTCGAGCTTCTGGACGGGGACAGGGTCGCCTTCGTCGGGCAGGTCACCGCCCTGCTCGAACGCCTTCCCCGGGCCGACATGCGGCAGGTGCTCTCGCTCGCGGAGGCGCTTGCCCGAAAGGATGCGGACGAGAACTACGAGCTGATGCTCGATACGGTGCAGCGATGGGTCTCGGCGCAGCTCCATGCGCGCGCGGGCCTGGGTCCGCGGCGCCTTGCGCCTTTGGTGGAGGTGTGTGAGAAGATCGGCCGCTCGGCGCGAGAGATCGACGTCTACAACCTCGACCGCCGGCCCTTCATCCTGACGATGTTCGACGACCTTGCCGACGCGGTCCGGCGGGCGGCCTAG
- the tmk gene encoding dTMP kinase: MTGRFITFEGGEGAGKSTQIERLRRRLEAASREVLSTREPGGSPQAEKIRSFLLEGRAKHLGPFAEALLFTAARIDHIDRTIVPALERGVHVLCDRFADSTKAYQGAFGQVDAALIQSLERTALRDLRPDVTFILDLPAEVGLSRVRQRLADRREGADRFEQEDIAFHRTLRDAFLAIAKAAPERCVVIDADRDPDEVEEAIWATLRERLPELTSGEARPSEAACDHVA; this comes from the coding sequence ATGACCGGCCGCTTCATCACGTTCGAGGGAGGCGAGGGGGCCGGGAAATCGACCCAGATCGAGCGCCTCAGGAGGCGCCTGGAGGCGGCCTCGCGGGAGGTCCTTTCCACCCGCGAGCCCGGCGGGTCGCCCCAGGCGGAAAAGATCCGGTCGTTCCTCCTGGAGGGCAGGGCGAAGCATCTGGGGCCCTTCGCGGAGGCGCTGCTGTTCACCGCGGCCCGCATCGACCACATCGACAGGACCATCGTGCCGGCCCTCGAGCGGGGCGTTCACGTGCTCTGCGACCGTTTCGCGGACTCGACCAAGGCCTATCAGGGGGCGTTCGGACAGGTCGATGCCGCGCTGATCCAGAGCCTGGAGCGGACCGCGCTCAGGGACCTGCGCCCGGACGTGACCTTCATCCTCGATCTTCCGGCGGAGGTCGGCCTGTCCCGCGTCCGGCAACGCCTGGCGGACCGGCGCGAAGGCGCCGACCGGTTCGAGCAGGAGGACATCGCCTTCCACCGAACCCTTCGCGACGCCTTCCTCGCCATCGCGAAGGCCGCGCCGGAGCGTTGCGTCGTCATCGACGCGGACCGCGACCCGGACGAGGTCGAGGAGGCGATCTGGGCGACCCTCCGGGAGCGGCTGCCGGAGCTGACGTCGGGCGAGGCGCGCCCGTCCGAGGCGGCGTGCGACCATGTCGCGTGA
- a CDS encoding D-alanyl-D-alanine carboxypeptidase family protein: MAFFARAASGKCARFLAVLSLLPFFWGVPSEVRAESFQTVAPTAILIDADSEAVLFEKNADELVAPASMAKIMTAEIVFNELKGGRLTMDTEFVVSEHAWKTGGASSGGSSMFAKVNSSVRLEDLLRGLIVQSGNDAAIAIAEGISGTEENFARRMNERARQLGLTKSTFRNPTGYADPAQKVTVRELAMLALHIIRTYPELYKMFGEREFTWNKIRQLNRNPLFAFNIGADGLKTGYIEESGYGLVGSAVQNGQRLVVVVNGLKTAKDRANESRKLLDWGFRAFESRQLFQEGQVVGEAQVFGGDRRSLPLVSKRPVRVLVPRGETERVTARIVYTGPLRAPVQKGAEVAKLQVNRGEMKAVELPLYAGEDVQVGTLSQRALDGLMEFSTGWARRAFSSLLERI, from the coding sequence ATGGCCTTCTTTGCTCGCGCAGCTTCCGGGAAATGCGCCCGTTTTCTTGCGGTTCTGAGCCTTCTGCCGTTTTTCTGGGGAGTTCCGAGCGAGGTGAGGGCGGAATCGTTCCAGACCGTCGCGCCCACCGCGATTCTCATCGATGCGGATTCGGAGGCCGTTCTCTTCGAGAAGAATGCCGACGAGCTGGTGGCGCCTGCCAGCATGGCGAAGATCATGACGGCCGAAATCGTCTTCAACGAGCTGAAAGGCGGCCGTCTGACCATGGACACGGAATTCGTGGTCTCGGAGCATGCCTGGAAGACCGGAGGGGCGAGCTCCGGCGGCTCCTCCATGTTCGCGAAGGTGAACTCGAGCGTTCGGCTTGAGGATCTCCTGCGCGGGCTGATCGTCCAGTCCGGCAACGACGCGGCCATCGCCATCGCGGAAGGCATCTCGGGCACGGAGGAGAACTTCGCCCGGCGCATGAACGAGCGGGCGCGGCAGCTCGGCCTGACCAAGTCCACCTTCCGCAACCCGACCGGCTATGCCGATCCCGCTCAGAAGGTAACGGTGCGGGAACTCGCCATGCTCGCCCTGCACATCATCCGGACCTATCCGGAGCTCTACAAGATGTTCGGCGAACGGGAGTTCACCTGGAACAAGATCCGGCAGCTGAACCGCAATCCGCTCTTCGCCTTCAACATCGGAGCCGACGGCCTCAAGACCGGTTACATCGAGGAATCCGGCTACGGCCTCGTCGGCTCGGCCGTTCAGAACGGTCAGCGTCTCGTGGTCGTCGTCAACGGCCTGAAGACCGCCAAGGACCGGGCGAACGAATCCCGAAAGCTCCTGGATTGGGGATTCCGGGCCTTCGAATCCCGGCAGCTGTTCCAGGAGGGGCAGGTGGTCGGGGAGGCCCAGGTCTTCGGCGGCGACCGCCGGTCGCTGCCGCTTGTCTCCAAGAGGCCGGTTCGTGTACTCGTGCCCCGTGGCGAGACGGAGCGGGTCACCGCCCGCATCGTCTATACCGGCCCGCTCCGGGCGCCGGTGCAGAAGGGAGCCGAAGTGGCCAAGCTTCAGGTGAACAGGGGCGAGATGAAGGCGGTGGAGCTGCCTCTTTATGCCGGCGAGGACGTCCAGGTGGGCACGCTGAGCCAGCGGGCGCTCGACGGCCTCATGGAATTCAGCACGGGCTGGGCGCGCCGCGCCTTCTCGAGCCTGCTCGAACGCATTTGA
- a CDS encoding septal ring lytic transglycosylase RlpA family protein, with translation MDCDRAEAKAGAQGCATFFNHRTVLRIAGVAAIALTAANCSNRSGIDPKYGVAPSPRVVADGQPVPKGGGQRMVGKPYVVAGRTYVPRENPSYSGEGLASWYGASFHGRRTANGEVFDRVSVAAAHTTMPLPSYARVTNLQNGHSMIVRVNDRGPFHGNRIIDVSERAALALGFKHAGTARVRVEYVGPASTNGSDDRILLASLRTDGTPASLNRVGPTPTMIASATPRPAAPAASLERAAPSDGVATALASATDTPQKMAFAGSPARGIPLPPERPFDLGTIPGAATPVAVSSLSPSVVPPSRPVVAGLYYAPETVRSGFQKSDGFRTLDRSRFLR, from the coding sequence ATGGATTGTGATCGCGCTGAGGCGAAGGCGGGGGCGCAAGGCTGCGCGACCTTCTTCAATCACCGGACCGTCCTCCGCATTGCTGGCGTCGCCGCCATCGCATTGACGGCTGCCAACTGCTCCAACCGGAGCGGAATCGATCCCAAGTACGGCGTTGCGCCGAGCCCGCGGGTGGTCGCGGACGGCCAGCCGGTCCCCAAGGGCGGCGGACAGCGCATGGTCGGCAAGCCCTACGTGGTCGCGGGCCGCACGTACGTGCCCCGCGAGAACCCGAGCTACTCGGGGGAGGGCCTCGCATCCTGGTACGGCGCGAGCTTCCACGGCCGCAGGACGGCCAACGGCGAGGTCTTCGACCGGGTCTCGGTGGCTGCCGCCCACACCACCATGCCGCTTCCGAGCTATGCGCGCGTGACGAATCTCCAGAACGGGCATTCCATGATCGTTCGGGTCAACGACCGTGGACCGTTCCACGGCAACCGCATCATCGACGTGTCGGAGCGCGCGGCCCTGGCGCTCGGCTTCAAGCACGCCGGCACGGCCCGGGTCCGGGTCGAGTATGTCGGCCCGGCATCGACGAACGGCAGCGACGACCGGATTCTCCTGGCCAGCCTGCGGACCGACGGGACGCCGGCGTCCCTGAACCGCGTCGGCCCGACCCCGACCATGATCGCTTCCGCGACGCCGCGGCCGGCTGCCCCCGCCGCCTCGCTGGAGCGCGCCGCGCCTTCGGACGGCGTCGCGACGGCTCTCGCCTCGGCCACCGATACGCCGCAGAAGATGGCGTTCGCCGGTTCTCCGGCGCGCGGCATCCCGCTTCCGCCGGAGCGCCCCTTCGACCTGGGCACCATCCCCGGCGCCGCGACCCCGGTGGCGGTCAGCTCGCTTTCGCCGAGCGTCGTGCCGCCCTCCCGGCCCGTCGTCGCGGGTCTCTATTATGCGCCCGAAACGGTCCGGTCCGGCTTCCAGAAGAGCGACGGTTTCAGGACGCTCGATCGGAGTCGCTTTCTGCGCTGA
- a CDS encoding IS481 family transposase has product MNAHKNARMTPFGRALLVQRVRQERWRVAEAAKAAGISERTASKWLARFRDGGEAALHNKSSAPRRPAHRLAPERIAHIAALRQERLSGPAIARTVALPRSTVGAVLRRLGLNRLRRLEPRLPAVRYERERPGELIHIDTKKLGRIAGIGHRITGDRTGQSAKRGTGWEALHVAIDDASRLAYTEILPNEKKDSALAFLNRALAFFARHGVGVERVMTDNGAAYKSHVFQAALAERGIRHKRTKPYRPQTNGKAERFIQTSLREWIYGAAYASSAERSAAMKPWLTHYNTQRPHSALKHQPPWQRLNNLLGNDT; this is encoded by the coding sequence ATGAACGCTCACAAGAATGCCCGCATGACGCCCTTTGGTCGAGCCCTTTTGGTCCAACGCGTGCGCCAGGAGCGCTGGCGCGTGGCGGAGGCAGCAAAGGCCGCCGGGATATCCGAACGCACGGCCTCCAAATGGCTGGCGCGCTTCCGCGACGGCGGTGAGGCGGCTTTGCACAACAAAAGCTCGGCTCCGAGGCGTCCGGCGCATCGGCTGGCTCCGGAGCGGATCGCGCACATCGCCGCCTTGCGCCAGGAGCGCCTGTCCGGCCCGGCCATTGCCCGAACCGTGGCCTTGCCGCGCTCCACCGTCGGGGCCGTCCTGCGGCGTCTCGGCCTCAACCGCCTGCGCCGGCTCGAACCGCGCCTGCCGGCGGTGCGCTACGAGCGGGAGCGGCCCGGCGAGCTGATCCACATCGACACCAAGAAGCTCGGGCGCATTGCCGGCATCGGCCATCGCATCACCGGCGACCGCACGGGCCAGTCCGCCAAGCGCGGCACCGGCTGGGAGGCGCTGCATGTGGCCATCGACGATGCCTCAAGGCTGGCCTATACCGAGATCCTGCCGAACGAGAAGAAGGACAGCGCGCTCGCCTTCCTGAACCGGGCACTGGCCTTCTTCGCCCGCCATGGCGTCGGCGTGGAACGGGTGATGACCGACAACGGCGCCGCCTACAAGAGCCACGTCTTCCAAGCCGCGCTGGCCGAGAGAGGCATCCGCCACAAGCGCACCAAACCCTACCGGCCGCAAACCAATGGCAAGGCCGAGCGCTTCATCCAGACGAGCTTACGCGAATGGATCTATGGCGCCGCTTACGCCTCCTCCGCCGAGCGCAGCGCCGCCATGAAGCCATGGCTCACCCACTACAACACCCAGCGACCCCACTCAGCCCTCAAGCATCAGCCCCCTTGGCAAAGACTGAACAACCTCCTTGGAAACGACACCTAG
- a CDS encoding PilZ domain-containing protein, whose product MASVGPWTSAPSRPDLRSAKRRRVLQQAKIVTGAETMIHCEIRDISTGGARIALRRNVALPETFQLYIAAHTLQVHSANVRWRNGDFIGVAFEAAGGAGAAADGRARQPEPSPQPLLLSGPALAAAPEARQKETLRTEEAVQAHPRRDLASGRDVRASVQVGRYGHQRRRLAVR is encoded by the coding sequence ATGGCATCCGTCGGACCCTGGACGTCTGCTCCCTCGCGCCCCGATCTCCGCAGCGCCAAGCGCCGCCGTGTCCTCCAGCAGGCCAAGATCGTGACCGGCGCCGAGACGATGATCCATTGCGAGATCCGCGACATCTCGACGGGCGGGGCGCGAATCGCCCTCCGGCGGAACGTGGCGCTTCCGGAGACCTTCCAACTCTACATCGCCGCCCATACGCTGCAGGTGCACTCGGCGAACGTCCGCTGGCGGAACGGCGATTTCATCGGAGTCGCATTCGAAGCCGCCGGCGGAGCGGGCGCGGCGGCTGACGGGCGCGCGCGGCAGCCCGAGCCGTCCCCCCAGCCTCTGCTCCTGTCGGGTCCGGCCCTCGCCGCCGCCCCGGAAGCGCGTCAGAAGGAAACGCTCCGCACGGAGGAGGCCGTCCAGGCGCATCCCAGAAGAGACCTCGCTTCGGGCCGGGATGTACGGGCATCGGTGCAGGTGGGCCGCTACGGACACCAGCGCCGGCGGCTCGCGGTGCGCTAG
- the rimO gene encoding 30S ribosomal protein S12 methylthiotransferase RimO: MNAPAPKVSFVSLGCPKALVDSERIITQLRAQGYELTKRHDGADVVIVNTCGFLDSAKAESLEAIGSAMAENGKVIVTGCMGAEPEQIRDRFPNVLAITGPQQYESVIGAVHQAAPPAHDPFVDLVPPQGVKLTPRHYAYLKISEGCNNRCSFCIIPKLRGDLVSRPIGDVLREAEKLAKAGVKELLVISQDTSAYGLDIKYQPSLWQDREVRTRFYDLAKELGELGIWVRMHYVYPYPHVDEVIPLMAEGKILPYLDIPFQHASPAVLKAMRRPAHQEKTLDRIRKWREICPDLAIRSTFIVGFPGETEEDVDLLVEWLREARLDRVGCFRYEPVKGAPANDLPGAVPEEVKDARWHRFMKTQRDVSARLLKAKVGKRLPVIIDEPGATVAKGRSKYDAPEIDGTVYVASRRPLRAGDVVSVKIERSDEYDLHGVAV; encoded by the coding sequence ATGAATGCTCCCGCGCCCAAAGTCTCGTTCGTCTCCCTCGGGTGCCCGAAGGCGCTCGTCGATTCGGAACGGATCATCACCCAGCTCCGCGCGCAGGGCTACGAGCTCACCAAGCGCCATGACGGGGCCGACGTGGTGATCGTCAACACCTGCGGCTTCCTCGACAGCGCCAAGGCGGAATCCCTCGAGGCCATCGGCTCGGCCATGGCCGAGAACGGCAAGGTGATCGTCACCGGCTGCATGGGCGCCGAGCCCGAGCAGATCCGGGACCGTTTCCCGAACGTGCTCGCGATCACCGGGCCGCAGCAGTACGAGAGCGTCATCGGCGCGGTGCACCAGGCCGCCCCCCCGGCGCACGACCCCTTCGTGGACCTCGTCCCGCCTCAGGGCGTCAAGCTCACGCCCCGGCACTATGCCTATCTGAAGATTTCCGAGGGCTGCAACAACCGTTGCTCCTTCTGCATCATCCCGAAGCTGCGCGGCGACCTGGTCAGCCGGCCCATCGGCGACGTGCTGCGCGAGGCGGAGAAGCTCGCGAAGGCCGGCGTGAAGGAGCTGCTGGTCATCTCCCAGGACACCAGCGCCTACGGCCTCGACATCAAGTACCAGCCGAGCCTCTGGCAGGACCGGGAGGTGCGCACCCGCTTCTACGATCTCGCGAAGGAGCTCGGCGAGCTCGGCATCTGGGTGCGGATGCACTATGTCTATCCCTATCCGCACGTGGACGAGGTGATTCCGCTCATGGCGGAGGGGAAGATCCTCCCCTATCTGGACATTCCCTTCCAGCACGCCTCCCCTGCGGTGCTGAAGGCCATGCGGCGCCCCGCCCACCAGGAAAAGACCCTCGACCGCATCCGCAAGTGGCGGGAGATCTGCCCGGATCTCGCGATCCGCTCCACCTTCATCGTCGGCTTCCCCGGCGAGACGGAGGAGGATGTGGACCTTTTGGTCGAATGGCTGAGGGAGGCCCGGCTCGACCGGGTCGGCTGCTTCCGCTACGAGCCGGTGAAGGGGGCTCCGGCCAACGACCTCCCCGGCGCCGTGCCCGAGGAGGTCAAGGACGCCCGCTGGCACCGGTTCATGAAGACGCAGCGCGACGTGAGCGCCCGCCTGCTCAAGGCGAAGGTGGGCAAGCGCCTGCCGGTCATCATCGACGAGCCGGGCGCCACCGTGGCCAAGGGGCGCAGCAAGTACGACGCTCCCGAGATCGACGGCACCGTCTATGTCGCATCGCGCCGCCCGCTGCGCGCCGGCGACGTCGTCAGCGTCAAGATCGAGCGCTCGGACGAGTACGACCTCCACGGCGTCGCGGTCTGA
- the pncA gene encoding bifunctional nicotinamidase/pyrazinamidase, giving the protein MAEQATVVPTDRDALIVTDVQYDFLPGGALAVPDGDAVIGPINRLARAFRHVLLTQDWHPRGHASFASSHPGHEPFDTVELSYGTQILWPDHCVQGTPGAEISRDLDIPHAQLVIRKGYDPAIDSYSGFIEADRRTRTGLAGYLKERGFERVFCTGLATDFCVAWTALDAKAAGFDTHVILDACRAIDTQGSLARALADLKAAGVHLIDSARIASA; this is encoded by the coding sequence ATGGCGGAGCAGGCGACCGTCGTCCCTACCGATCGCGATGCCCTCATCGTGACCGACGTGCAGTACGATTTCCTTCCCGGAGGCGCCCTGGCCGTCCCGGACGGGGATGCGGTGATCGGCCCGATCAACCGGCTGGCGAGGGCCTTCCGCCATGTCCTCCTGACGCAGGACTGGCACCCGCGGGGGCACGCCTCCTTCGCCTCCAGCCATCCCGGCCACGAGCCGTTCGACACCGTGGAACTGTCCTACGGCACGCAGATTCTCTGGCCGGACCACTGCGTCCAGGGTACGCCCGGCGCCGAAATCTCCCGGGACCTGGACATTCCTCACGCCCAACTCGTGATCCGAAAAGGCTACGACCCTGCCATCGACAGCTATTCCGGCTTCATCGAGGCGGACAGGCGGACGCGGACGGGGCTGGCAGGCTACCTGAAGGAGAGGGGTTTCGAGCGGGTCTTCTGCACCGGCCTCGCCACGGATTTCTGCGTCGCCTGGACGGCGCTCGACGCGAAGGCGGCCGGTTTCGACACCCATGTGATCCTCGACGCCTGCCGCGCCATCGACACGCAGGGATCGCTCGCGCGGGCGCTGGCCGACCTGAAGGCCGCGGGGGTCCATCTCATCGACAGCGCCCGGATCGCCTCGGCCTGA